A window of the Rhizobium sp. N324 genome harbors these coding sequences:
- a CDS encoding adenylate/guanylate cyclase domain-containing protein, producing the protein MSEMDVLFATLRQAADPQTVECIENVVMHGADRDLNRINALAFAGKHHLDEEKTIAAFLHAARIGAFEMTWNVLCPGCGGVLDSGATLKGVVQDTYHCALCAAGYEPTLDEMVEVTFTVSPRVRRIAAHDPDRLPPLEYYRQIFFSSGVDLPEDLEAKFDRILLEMIELAPGEKAFVSLKLPAQFVIIFDAVTHSAQFIDVQGGPTDERQNLSMVISRGHALNETVTLRPGLLRLTLENHTDRRVVPNVCIAGDELHDLLGRRRAFLTAKRLLTNQSFRDIYRTDTLDVDQRLKITSLTFLFTDLRGSTALYERVGDLAAFDLVRAHFRVLHEIVATEAGAVVKTIGDAVMATFPSPDRAVAAALRMREAMLRLNTEHGSDDLLLKIGIHEGPCLAVNLNDRQDYFGQTVNIASRVQGLADPNVIMTTEAIVGDAHVSEILRDSGISSASRMAELQGIGREVRIFALS; encoded by the coding sequence ATGAGCGAAATGGACGTGCTTTTTGCCACCCTGCGACAGGCGGCTGACCCGCAGACGGTCGAGTGTATCGAAAACGTGGTCATGCATGGCGCCGATCGCGATCTCAATCGCATCAATGCGCTCGCCTTCGCCGGCAAACATCATCTCGATGAAGAGAAAACCATCGCAGCGTTTCTGCATGCAGCCCGCATCGGCGCCTTCGAGATGACCTGGAACGTGCTATGCCCGGGATGCGGCGGCGTCCTCGATAGCGGTGCAACCCTCAAAGGCGTCGTCCAGGACACCTATCATTGCGCGCTCTGCGCGGCCGGATACGAGCCGACCCTCGACGAGATGGTCGAGGTCACCTTCACGGTCAGCCCGCGCGTGCGCAGGATTGCCGCCCACGACCCGGATCGCTTGCCGCCGCTCGAATATTACCGCCAGATCTTCTTCAGCTCCGGTGTCGATCTGCCGGAGGACCTGGAAGCAAAATTCGATCGCATCCTGCTGGAGATGATCGAGCTGGCTCCGGGCGAGAAGGCTTTCGTCTCCTTAAAACTGCCGGCGCAATTCGTCATCATCTTCGATGCGGTCACACACTCGGCGCAATTCATCGACGTGCAGGGTGGACCCACAGACGAACGCCAGAACCTGTCGATGGTCATCAGCCGGGGGCATGCGCTGAATGAAACCGTGACGCTGCGCCCCGGCCTGCTGCGGCTCACCCTCGAGAACCACACGGATCGCCGGGTGGTGCCGAATGTCTGCATAGCCGGCGATGAGCTGCACGATCTGCTGGGCCGCCGGCGAGCCTTTCTGACGGCCAAGCGCCTGCTGACCAACCAGAGCTTCCGCGACATCTATCGGACCGACACGCTCGACGTCGACCAGCGCCTGAAGATCACCAGCCTGACCTTCCTGTTCACTGACCTCAGGGGCTCGACCGCGCTTTACGAGCGCGTCGGAGATCTTGCCGCTTTCGATCTGGTGCGGGCCCATTTCAGGGTTCTGCACGAGATCGTCGCCACGGAGGCAGGCGCCGTCGTCAAGACCATCGGCGATGCCGTGATGGCGACCTTTCCGAGCCCGGACCGCGCGGTGGCGGCAGCCCTCAGGATGCGCGAGGCGATGCTTCGGCTCAATACCGAACACGGCAGCGATGACCTTCTGCTGAAGATCGGCATTCATGAGGGACCATGCTTGGCGGTCAACCTGAACGACCGGCAGGATTATTTCGGCCAGACCGTCAACATCGCCTCCCGCGTCCAGGGCCTCGCCGATCCCAATGTGATCATGACGACGGAGGCAATCGTCGGGGATGCCCATGTCTCGGAGATCCTGCGCGACAGCGGCATCAGCTCCGCCTCGCGGATGGCGGAACTTCAGGGTATCGGGAGGGAAGTCAGAATCTTCGCCCTGTCGTGA
- a CDS encoding ABC-three component system protein yields MAKQSAHSAEPMIQGVFLQLERALVHLSHCGHGEAVAVELVDDVSRHKNGKATTREQDKNTLDDEKGMFADRSLDLWRTLQIWTNDFRASGVFCSHYLLVTNTQATGTIADALRAAVGLPDRATAIVTAMNDAAQAGRESRKPKELSKIQAIIDDVMALPSHNLHDLASRIEMVEDFDYNGMRQELATRLGISPDVERDAVLTELMGWVVETLKTAWGAGAPGIITKEACLRQIDAVERRLVRRRFLPRPSSEVLVGDAQVVHARGRQFVDHLGRIEVDDDEVLQAIEHFVQFNAERHRLANEGEIPLQEWTDRGNRLKQRWQNVTRQVRLNHSDKSRTQRGKHVFAETTYYHREALAGQPCDELYMTSGHYHRLADDNLVWWDPEFRGD; encoded by the coding sequence GTGGCAAAGCAATCCGCTCATTCTGCAGAACCGATGATCCAGGGCGTGTTCCTGCAATTGGAACGCGCCCTCGTCCATTTGAGCCATTGCGGTCATGGAGAGGCCGTGGCCGTGGAACTGGTAGATGACGTTTCGCGACACAAAAATGGCAAGGCCACTACGCGTGAGCAAGACAAGAACACGCTCGATGACGAGAAAGGGATGTTCGCCGATCGTAGCCTCGACCTATGGCGGACGCTTCAGATTTGGACGAACGATTTCCGGGCTTCAGGTGTCTTTTGTTCCCACTATCTGCTCGTGACGAACACCCAAGCAACCGGCACGATCGCGGACGCGCTGCGTGCAGCTGTTGGCTTACCCGATCGTGCAACTGCGATCGTAACCGCGATGAACGATGCTGCGCAGGCTGGGCGTGAGAGTCGCAAGCCAAAGGAGCTATCCAAGATTCAGGCAATCATCGACGATGTGATGGCGTTGCCGAGCCATAACTTGCACGATCTCGCGTCTAGGATCGAGATGGTAGAAGACTTCGACTACAATGGTATGCGGCAAGAACTTGCCACACGCCTAGGAATTAGCCCGGATGTCGAGCGTGATGCCGTTCTGACCGAACTCATGGGCTGGGTGGTCGAAACGCTCAAAACCGCCTGGGGTGCTGGCGCCCCAGGGATAATCACAAAGGAAGCGTGCCTTCGCCAAATCGACGCAGTCGAGAGGAGATTGGTTCGCCGCAGATTCTTGCCTAGGCCCTCATCTGAGGTCTTGGTCGGTGACGCGCAGGTCGTACATGCCAGGGGGAGGCAATTCGTCGACCATCTAGGCCGTATCGAAGTTGACGACGATGAGGTGCTACAAGCAATCGAGCATTTCGTTCAGTTCAACGCAGAGCGGCATCGCCTGGCCAATGAAGGCGAAATTCCCCTTCAAGAATGGACGGATCGGGGCAACCGACTCAAACAGCGTTGGCAGAATGTCACCCGACAGGTTCGTCTCAATCATTCGGACAAGAGCCGCACCCAGCGCGGCAAACATGTATTTGCAGAAACCACGTACTACCACCGAGAAGCACTTGCTGGTCAGCCTTGTGACGAACTCTACATGACGTCCGGTCATTACCACAGACTGGCTGACGACAACCTAGTCTGGTGGGACCCGGAATTTCGGGGAGACTGA
- a CDS encoding three component ABC system middle component, whose translation MREDHEESILRNPAYLACLLWNLARSFSDNGSGRSPNLTHMVIGTSMLFHAASVEKIRAMKFDSGLLKALSDVPELVAGGQTRLEAALPTCLQALQLGVAAGIIRRESGDGLPTFLALGTNLPKALRDAEAATGPGISAARRLGAWFAREDLAIVRGRMGVRF comes from the coding sequence ATGCGCGAAGATCATGAAGAGTCGATTCTGCGAAACCCTGCCTACCTAGCGTGCTTGTTGTGGAACTTGGCGCGGTCCTTCTCCGATAATGGTAGTGGTCGATCGCCTAACCTCACACACATGGTGATTGGCACCAGCATGCTTTTTCATGCCGCGAGCGTGGAAAAAATCCGCGCAATGAAGTTTGATAGCGGGTTGCTGAAAGCTCTTTCCGATGTCCCCGAGCTTGTTGCCGGGGGCCAAACTAGACTTGAGGCAGCGCTACCTACATGCCTTCAGGCACTGCAATTAGGGGTGGCCGCTGGAATCATTCGCAGGGAGAGTGGGGACGGGTTACCCACCTTTCTTGCTTTAGGAACGAACCTGCCGAAGGCGCTTCGTGACGCTGAGGCCGCCACTGGTCCGGGCATCTCGGCCGCTAGGCGCCTAGGCGCCTGGTTCGCCCGAGAGGATTTAGCAATCGTTCGGGGCCGTATGGGAGTGCGCTTTTAG
- a CDS encoding DUF3732 domain-containing protein, producing MKLHIKEIIIWPEDPNVEPRTIPFDPKKLSVISGWSSTGKSSVISIIDYVLGAGTSAIPVGVIRDKASWYGLTLDTDVGLMRLGREKPQLRQVSDQYWLLQGEEVSQSLPRRPRPNARTERIKQLFDDLSQLSNLDTDPSGRGFGGRASFRDMAAFNFLPQHVVANPYTLFFKADTSQHREKLRNVMPLALGILANEDLVKLHTRRLLRDELRRVEADLNLRREALERWRGNATAAFYHAQELSLLPSGPLPESLDEVIDILKKVVAEGGETVTTSGRVSVAVDRLQELRERERASDRSISDGKRRLRRLRSLRGSVADYGDILADQKQRIRGVGWFKEAIVAHECILCGSGTGAARRALEELEGPISELEDLIAGTMATPPVVDREILDVEAQLIKDEQSLLTLRRTRIAAEATVDAEQGRSQSLENVYRFLGGTEQALRMVGEVESEGGLRQQVEDLRHRISELDRALDQNRQREREIQIHTSISKGISRFIELLEIDGADGTPSLDQRELNIKFQRSEGEKPDFLWEIGSGENWMAYHLAAMFSLHTLFLRRGSQSPVPSFLVIDQPSQVYFPSDTYKQFVEKDGDQDSSLRSLDLQRTRQIFKAIAHVQKVLGGLQVIILDHADRNTWGDIENIKEVGNWRDDDALIPPSWLRGD from the coding sequence GTGAAACTTCACATTAAAGAAATCATCATTTGGCCGGAAGATCCGAATGTCGAGCCACGAACCATTCCTTTCGACCCCAAGAAACTGAGCGTGATCTCGGGATGGAGTTCGACTGGCAAGTCCTCGGTCATTTCGATCATCGACTATGTGCTCGGTGCCGGGACCAGCGCAATTCCAGTAGGTGTAATCAGGGACAAGGCATCGTGGTACGGACTCACTCTCGACACCGACGTAGGCCTGATGCGGCTTGGCCGTGAGAAGCCCCAGCTCCGACAAGTATCAGACCAGTATTGGCTATTGCAAGGCGAGGAAGTCTCGCAATCGCTCCCACGCAGACCGCGTCCTAACGCTCGCACTGAACGCATCAAGCAGTTGTTCGACGATCTGTCGCAACTGTCAAATCTTGATACCGACCCCAGCGGGCGTGGCTTTGGCGGACGCGCGAGCTTCAGGGATATGGCGGCCTTCAACTTTCTCCCGCAGCACGTCGTGGCCAACCCGTATACGCTGTTTTTCAAGGCCGACACTTCTCAGCACCGAGAAAAGCTTCGAAACGTCATGCCGCTGGCATTGGGGATTCTCGCGAACGAGGATCTGGTTAAACTGCACACGCGTCGACTTCTACGAGACGAGCTCAGGCGGGTGGAGGCGGACCTGAATCTTCGGCGGGAAGCCCTCGAACGATGGCGGGGAAACGCAACTGCTGCGTTCTATCACGCACAGGAACTCAGTCTGCTTCCGAGCGGGCCACTGCCTGAGTCCCTCGACGAAGTCATCGACATCCTCAAGAAGGTTGTTGCGGAAGGAGGTGAGACGGTAACCACGTCAGGGCGCGTTTCGGTAGCAGTCGATCGGTTGCAAGAACTCCGAGAAAGGGAGCGCGCGTCCGACCGGAGCATTTCCGACGGCAAGAGACGCTTACGGCGTCTGCGCAGTCTCCGGGGGTCCGTCGCTGATTATGGCGACATTCTCGCCGACCAGAAGCAGCGCATTCGTGGCGTCGGCTGGTTCAAAGAAGCCATCGTCGCGCATGAATGCATCCTATGCGGATCTGGCACCGGTGCGGCGCGGCGCGCGCTCGAGGAGTTGGAAGGACCGATCTCCGAGCTGGAAGATTTGATTGCAGGCACAATGGCGACTCCCCCGGTCGTCGACCGGGAAATTTTGGATGTCGAGGCGCAACTCATAAAAGATGAGCAGTCATTGTTGACCTTGCGCCGCACTCGTATCGCTGCGGAGGCAACAGTCGACGCCGAGCAAGGTCGGTCGCAAAGTCTTGAAAATGTGTATCGTTTCCTCGGCGGCACCGAGCAAGCACTCAGAATGGTCGGAGAGGTTGAAAGCGAAGGTGGCCTTAGGCAGCAGGTGGAAGACCTGCGCCATCGCATTTCGGAGCTCGATCGCGCGCTCGACCAAAATCGGCAGCGAGAGCGCGAGATCCAAATTCACACGAGCATCTCTAAAGGCATATCGCGCTTCATAGAGCTGCTCGAAATCGATGGTGCCGACGGCACGCCAAGCCTTGATCAGCGCGAGCTCAACATCAAGTTCCAGCGTTCGGAAGGTGAGAAACCCGATTTCCTTTGGGAGATCGGTAGCGGCGAAAACTGGATGGCATACCACCTTGCTGCCATGTTCTCCTTGCACACCCTTTTCCTGCGACGAGGCTCGCAGAGCCCGGTGCCGAGCTTCTTGGTTATCGACCAACCAAGCCAGGTCTATTTCCCCAGCGATACCTATAAGCAGTTCGTTGAGAAGGATGGGGATCAAGATTCATCTCTCCGCAGCTTGGATCTGCAGCGCACTAGACAGATCTTCAAGGCAATCGCTCACGTCCAGAAGGTGCTTGGCGGACTTCAGGTGATTATTCTTGACCACGCTGATCGCAATACCTGGGGCGACATCGAGAACATCAAGGAGGTAGGGAATTGGCGCGACGACGACGCACTGATCCCACCTAGTTGGTTGCGTGGAGACTAA
- a CDS encoding helix-turn-helix transcriptional regulator has protein sequence MLTDGGIHHYARGEWHAPSLSHRRIRLQKGLYADFYHFLLLGEGRAELHFDSGEDRILQGPLLAFLPPQAGCDLSISAGTAAHLVGAAAQVMVDAIGDKVESYSLRIFTEQRKLVEATDPLLVAEISPLISGFVRELADPSRSSWMVASAYMRLILMTLWRGSGGERSEPRGQGETGSILQRYRQLVEAGFRRHRPISDYAAELGVTADRLHAICQRALGRSPIQLLHERVVQEAKLRLERSARNIQEISDSLGFRDPTYFSHFFKRKTGLSPAGYRDIARASAGSENSMLSSGYADWP, from the coding sequence TTGCTGACGGACGGCGGTATTCATCATTATGCCAGGGGTGAGTGGCATGCGCCGTCGCTGTCGCATCGACGCATCCGTCTTCAAAAGGGACTCTATGCCGACTTCTATCATTTCCTGCTGCTTGGTGAGGGGCGAGCCGAGCTTCATTTCGACAGTGGCGAAGATCGGATATTGCAGGGGCCGCTGCTTGCCTTCTTGCCGCCGCAGGCCGGCTGCGACCTGTCGATTTCTGCCGGAACTGCTGCCCATCTCGTCGGAGCCGCGGCGCAGGTCATGGTCGATGCGATCGGCGACAAGGTGGAATCCTATTCGCTGCGCATCTTCACCGAACAGCGCAAGCTGGTCGAGGCGACGGACCCCTTGCTGGTGGCCGAAATCAGTCCATTGATTTCGGGCTTCGTGCGGGAACTCGCCGATCCCTCCCGCTCTTCCTGGATGGTGGCTTCGGCCTATATGCGCCTGATCCTGATGACGCTATGGCGCGGTTCCGGCGGCGAGAGAAGCGAGCCGCGCGGGCAGGGCGAAACCGGATCGATCCTGCAGCGATATCGGCAACTGGTCGAGGCCGGTTTCCGCCGGCATCGCCCGATCAGCGATTATGCCGCAGAGCTGGGCGTCACCGCCGACCGGCTTCATGCAATCTGCCAGAGGGCACTCGGCCGCTCGCCGATCCAGCTTTTGCATGAGCGGGTGGTACAGGAGGCAAAACTCAGATTGGAGCGCTCGGCCCGCAATATCCAGGAAATCTCCGACAGCCTCGGCTTTCGCGACCCGACCTATTTCAGTCATTTCTTCAAACGCAAGACCGGCCTTTCGCCTGCCGGCTACCGCGACATCGCCCGCGCGTCGGCAGGCTCGGAAAACAGCATGCTGTCCTCGGGCTACGCCGACTGGCCTTAG
- a CDS encoding aldehyde dehydrogenase, protein MGITVFSAKLMINNEAMEASQGATFERIDPLTGDVATVASAGSVADMTRAANAAAAAFPDWSQTGPVERRRLLNGAADLLEARTPVLTAAMTGETGATAQWAAINCGLGAEILREAAAMTTQISGELIPSGIPGSLAMAVRQPAGVCVGIAPWNAPIILGARAIAMPLACGNTVVLKASELCPKTHGLIGDIMRDAGFPRGVVNVVSNAPGDAAAVVDALIAHPAVRRVNFTGSTRVGRIIAESSARHLKRCLLELGGKAPFIVLADADIDEAVSAAAFGAFMNQGQICMSTERIILMDEIADHFVGKFRTKAAALVAGHPGEGNTPLGTLINAEAVRRVRSLIDDALQKGAVLVCGGEAHGTLMDATVIDHVTPAMRIYREESFGPVAAIIRVGSIDEAVTVANDNEYGLSAAVFSADVNAALAVAMRLESGICHINEATVSDEPQMPFGGVKSSGYGRFGGKAAIDEFTELRWVTMASGKRQYPI, encoded by the coding sequence ATGGGGATAACGGTGTTTTCGGCAAAGCTGATGATCAATAACGAGGCGATGGAGGCTTCCCAAGGGGCGACCTTCGAACGCATTGATCCGCTGACCGGCGATGTCGCCACGGTCGCCTCGGCGGGATCCGTCGCCGACATGACGCGGGCCGCCAATGCCGCCGCTGCCGCCTTTCCCGATTGGTCGCAGACAGGCCCCGTCGAACGGCGCCGGCTGCTGAATGGCGCGGCAGATCTCCTGGAGGCCCGCACGCCGGTGCTTACTGCCGCCATGACCGGGGAAACCGGCGCAACCGCGCAATGGGCGGCGATCAATTGCGGGCTCGGCGCCGAAATTCTTCGCGAGGCGGCGGCGATGACCACGCAAATATCAGGCGAACTCATTCCGTCGGGCATTCCCGGCAGCCTCGCCATGGCCGTGCGCCAGCCGGCCGGCGTCTGCGTCGGCATCGCCCCCTGGAATGCGCCGATCATTCTCGGCGCCCGCGCTATCGCCATGCCGCTGGCCTGCGGCAACACGGTCGTGCTCAAGGCCTCCGAACTCTGCCCGAAGACCCATGGCCTGATCGGCGACATCATGCGCGACGCCGGCTTCCCGCGCGGCGTCGTCAATGTCGTCTCCAATGCGCCGGGCGATGCCGCCGCCGTCGTCGATGCCTTGATCGCCCATCCGGCCGTGCGCCGCGTCAATTTCACCGGCTCCACTCGTGTCGGCAGGATCATTGCCGAATCCTCGGCAAGGCATCTGAAGCGCTGCCTGCTCGAACTCGGCGGCAAGGCGCCGTTCATCGTGCTTGCAGACGCCGATATCGACGAGGCGGTCAGTGCCGCCGCCTTCGGCGCCTTCATGAACCAGGGTCAGATCTGCATGTCGACCGAACGGATCATCCTGATGGACGAGATCGCCGACCATTTCGTCGGCAAGTTCAGGACGAAGGCGGCCGCCCTCGTCGCAGGCCATCCCGGGGAAGGCAATACGCCGCTCGGCACGCTGATCAATGCAGAGGCCGTGCGCCGCGTCAGGTCGCTGATCGACGATGCCCTGCAGAAGGGCGCGGTCCTGGTCTGCGGCGGCGAGGCCCACGGCACGCTGATGGATGCGACCGTCATCGATCACGTGACGCCGGCCATGCGTATCTACCGGGAGGAGAGCTTCGGGCCGGTCGCGGCGATCATCCGGGTCGGCAGCATCGACGAGGCCGTAACGGTCGCCAACGACAATGAATACGGGCTTTCGGCCGCGGTCTTCAGCGCCGATGTCAATGCGGCACTTGCCGTCGCCATGCGGCTGGAATCCGGCATCTGCCACATCAACGAAGCCACGGTTTCCGACGAGCCGCAAATGCCGTTCGGCGGCGTCAAATCGAGCGGCTACGGCCGCTTCGGCGGCAAGGCGGCGATCGACGAATTCACCGAGCTCAGATGGGTCACCATGGCATCGGGAAAACGGCAATACCCGATCTGA
- a CDS encoding ABC transporter substrate-binding protein, producing the protein MNGKLNAATLTRRSFIASAAAGSAALALSGRTAFADGDTLKVGFISPRTGPLGGFGETDGYVLDLARKALANGLQAGGKTWKVEILDQDTQSDPSRAGQLAKELINNQAIDLMLAVSTPETINPVADACEAAGVPCLSTVMPWEAWYFGRGAKPGAPSPFKWTYHFGFGVEEFHKAYVSQWNLIETNKKVGVMYPNDADGNAIRAHLAPALAKAGFTIVDPGAYETGTTDFTAQIALFRQEGVEIFNSFPIPPDFAAFWRQAAQQGLTQQIKICQVAKTGLFPSDIEALGDLGMNIGSAAYWHKAFPYKSTLTGVSGTELADGYETASGKQWTQQLGASLALLDAGFDALKASSDVKSKEAVAKAISKLKTTTIAGKVDFTSGPVANVSPGPIIGTQWVKAAEGSKFALDYVVTENATDPNVPVGAKLIAYNG; encoded by the coding sequence ATGAACGGAAAACTCAACGCGGCGACATTGACCCGCCGCTCTTTCATCGCATCGGCCGCGGCAGGCAGCGCGGCACTGGCGCTGTCCGGCCGCACGGCTTTCGCTGACGGCGATACGCTGAAGGTCGGTTTCATCAGCCCGCGCACCGGCCCGCTCGGCGGCTTCGGCGAGACGGATGGCTATGTGCTGGACCTCGCACGCAAGGCGTTGGCGAACGGCCTGCAAGCCGGCGGCAAGACCTGGAAGGTGGAGATTCTCGACCAGGACACCCAGTCCGATCCGTCGCGCGCCGGCCAGCTCGCGAAGGAGCTGATCAACAACCAGGCGATCGACCTGATGCTCGCGGTGTCGACACCGGAAACCATCAACCCGGTGGCCGACGCCTGCGAGGCGGCCGGCGTTCCCTGCCTGTCCACCGTCATGCCCTGGGAGGCCTGGTATTTCGGCCGTGGCGCCAAGCCGGGCGCGCCCTCCCCCTTCAAATGGACCTATCATTTCGGCTTTGGCGTCGAAGAATTCCACAAGGCCTATGTTTCGCAGTGGAACCTGATCGAGACCAACAAGAAGGTCGGCGTGATGTATCCGAACGACGCCGATGGCAACGCGATCCGCGCCCATCTGGCGCCGGCCCTTGCCAAGGCCGGCTTCACCATCGTCGATCCCGGCGCCTATGAAACCGGCACCACCGATTTTACCGCGCAGATCGCTCTCTTCCGGCAGGAGGGCGTGGAGATCTTCAACTCCTTCCCGATCCCGCCCGATTTCGCTGCCTTCTGGCGCCAGGCCGCACAGCAGGGACTCACCCAGCAGATCAAGATCTGCCAGGTCGCCAAGACGGGCCTGTTTCCCTCCGACATCGAGGCGCTCGGCGATCTCGGCATGAACATCGGCAGCGCCGCCTATTGGCACAAGGCCTTCCCTTACAAATCCACGCTGACGGGCGTGTCGGGAACCGAACTCGCAGACGGCTACGAAACGGCGAGCGGCAAGCAGTGGACGCAGCAACTGGGCGCCAGCCTGGCGCTTCTCGATGCCGGCTTCGATGCGCTGAAAGCGAGCAGCGACGTCAAGAGCAAGGAAGCCGTCGCCAAGGCGATTTCCAAGCTGAAAACCACCACGATCGCCGGCAAGGTCGATTTCACCAGCGGTCCCGTCGCCAATGTCTCGCCCGGACCGATCATCGGCACGCAATGGGTCAAGGCGGCCGAAGGCTCGAAATTCGCGCTCGACTACGTCGTCACCGAAAACGCCACCGATCCCAACGTCCCGGTCGGCGCCAAGCTTATCGCTTACAACGGATAA
- a CDS encoding ABC transporter ATP-binding protein — MQQLAQNRPGGAFLSAKGIHKQFGALVVLENLDFSMGDGDAVGIVGPNGAGKTTLLSVLAGAFPPSAGTITFDGADVTGRTAAERCRSGLVRTHQVPKPFSGMTTFENVFVAASHGHAASRDEAYERVVDSLSLCGMLGVANRPADTLGLLDRKRLELARALATQPRLLLLDEIGGGLTDGEASELVETILELRRRGIGIVWIEHIVHILLQVAERLICMDAGRIIADGEPKAVMSNAEVVKAYLGGTPA; from the coding sequence GTGCAGCAGCTAGCTCAAAATCGGCCGGGAGGAGCCTTTCTCTCGGCCAAAGGGATACACAAGCAGTTCGGCGCCCTCGTCGTCCTGGAGAACCTGGACTTTTCCATGGGCGATGGCGATGCGGTCGGCATCGTCGGGCCGAACGGCGCGGGCAAGACCACGCTGCTCTCCGTGCTCGCCGGCGCCTTCCCGCCAAGTGCTGGAACCATCACCTTCGACGGCGCCGACGTCACGGGCCGGACGGCGGCGGAGCGCTGCCGGTCCGGGCTGGTGCGGACCCATCAGGTGCCCAAACCCTTCAGCGGCATGACGACCTTCGAAAATGTCTTCGTCGCCGCATCGCACGGCCATGCCGCAAGCCGCGACGAAGCCTATGAGCGTGTGGTGGATTCGCTTTCGCTCTGCGGCATGCTTGGCGTCGCCAACCGCCCGGCCGACACGCTCGGCCTTCTCGATCGCAAACGCCTGGAGCTTGCCCGTGCGCTTGCCACGCAGCCGCGGCTGCTGCTGCTCGACGAGATCGGCGGCGGCCTGACCGATGGCGAGGCGAGCGAGCTCGTGGAAACCATCCTCGAATTGCGCCGCCGCGGTATCGGCATCGTCTGGATCGAGCATATCGTTCATATCCTCCTGCAGGTGGCGGAACGGCTGATCTGCATGGATGCCGGCCGGATCATCGCCGATGGCGAGCCGAAAGCGGTCATGAGCAACGCCGAAGTGGTCAAGGCCTATCTCGGAGGAACGCCGGCATGA
- a CDS encoding ABC transporter ATP-binding protein: protein MSLLSIRNLDVRHGLLQAVRGVSFDIVKGEVLALVGANGAGKTTLLRSIAGAHLPSAGQVLLNDEDLASVPSHKRIAKGIALVPEGRRLFSQMTVEENLLLGKSCGRKGEWSIDRVLDAFPNLKPRRHAKTGHLSGGEQQATAIGRALMSNPDILLLDEVSLGLSPLVVDRVYAQLQALLTSGTTIVLVEQDLARAMSVASRVICMLEGRIVLDRPAGAVTREHVTQAYFGLHRAAGERSPS, encoded by the coding sequence ATGAGCCTTCTCTCCATTCGCAACCTCGACGTCCGCCACGGCCTTTTGCAGGCCGTGCGCGGCGTGAGCTTCGATATCGTCAAGGGCGAGGTGCTGGCGCTGGTCGGCGCCAACGGCGCGGGCAAGACGACGCTGCTGCGCTCGATCGCCGGTGCTCACCTTCCGTCTGCCGGGCAGGTCCTTCTCAACGATGAAGACCTGGCCTCCGTGCCTTCCCACAAACGGATCGCCAAGGGAATCGCTTTGGTGCCGGAAGGCCGGCGGCTGTTTTCACAGATGACGGTCGAAGAGAACCTGCTTCTCGGAAAGAGCTGCGGCCGCAAGGGCGAGTGGAGCATCGATCGCGTCCTCGACGCCTTCCCGAACCTCAAACCCCGCCGCCATGCCAAGACAGGGCACCTCTCGGGCGGCGAACAGCAAGCGACCGCCATCGGCCGTGCGCTGATGAGCAACCCGGATATTCTGCTGCTGGACGAAGTCTCGCTCGGGCTTTCGCCGCTCGTCGTCGACCGCGTCTATGCCCAGTTGCAGGCATTGCTGACCTCGGGAACGACCATCGTGCTCGTCGAGCAGGACCTTGCCCGCGCCATGAGCGTCGCAAGCCGCGTTATCTGCATGCTGGAAGGACGCATCGTGCTCGACCGGCCGGCTGGCGCCGTCACCCGCGAACACGTCACCCAGGCCTATTTCGGGCTGCACCGGGCAGCCGGCGAAAGGAGCCCATCATGA